One genomic region from Frateuria soli encodes:
- a CDS encoding cytochrome c1, with amino-acid sequence MTKWQLPMKHILLSMTLALGLLVGSTQAMAEEGGAALPSAGVNLRDQASLQRGARLFFNYCVGCHSLKYQRYSRIAEDLGLTEKEVMENLNFTGAKFGEPVISHMPEEQAQQWFGKAPPDLSLEVRAKTADWVFGYLNSFYVDPSRPVGWNNTVFPNASMPFPLWELQGIQTAVKKPGSEDVEKLELSQPGRMTPEQYKQAARDLTNFLAYVSEPAALQRHAYGIWVILFLALFTLLAYALKKEYWKDVH; translated from the coding sequence ATGACTAAGTGGCAGCTACCGATGAAGCACATTCTCCTTTCGATGACGCTCGCCCTGGGCCTGCTCGTGGGCAGCACCCAGGCCATGGCCGAAGAGGGCGGCGCGGCGCTGCCTTCGGCCGGCGTGAACCTGCGTGACCAGGCATCGCTGCAGCGTGGCGCACGCCTGTTCTTCAACTACTGCGTGGGTTGCCACTCGCTCAAGTACCAGCGTTACTCGCGCATCGCCGAGGACCTGGGCCTGACCGAGAAAGAGGTGATGGAAAACCTCAACTTCACCGGCGCAAAGTTCGGCGAGCCGGTGATTTCGCACATGCCCGAGGAGCAGGCCCAGCAGTGGTTCGGCAAGGCCCCGCCGGACCTGTCGCTGGAAGTGCGCGCCAAGACGGCCGACTGGGTGTTCGGCTACCTCAACAGCTTCTACGTCGACCCGAGCCGTCCGGTGGGCTGGAACAACACCGTGTTCCCGAACGCCTCCATGCCGTTCCCGCTGTGGGAGCTGCAGGGCATCCAGACTGCGGTGAAGAAGCCCGGCAGCGAAGACGTCGAAAAGCTGGAGCTGTCCCAGCCCGGCCGCATGACGCCCGAGCAGTACAAGCAGGCGGCGCGCGACCTGACCAACTTCCTGGCCTACGTCTCCGAACCGGCAGCGCTGCAGCGTCATGCCTACGGCATCTGGGTGATCCTGTTCCTGGCGCTGTTCACCCTGCTGGCCTATGCACTTAAGAAGGAATACTGGAAGGACGTCCACTAA
- a CDS encoding glutathione S-transferase N-terminal domain-containing protein, with translation MVQSARSRTVLTLYTTADDIQCHRARLVLAAKGVSYERVLVDPAKPPEDLLDLNPYGTTPTLVDRDLTLYDTAVVCEYLDERYPHPPLMPIDPLSRARLRLATVRIERDWLPEVDIIRAGGRPADAARKRLREHLLASLPLFKASKFFLNPEMSLVDCLVAPVVWRLPWLGVDLGREGKPIVDYGERLFHSQGYARSLTNEERAMRP, from the coding sequence ATGGTGCAAAGCGCTCGTTCGCGTACCGTACTGACCCTGTACACCACCGCCGACGATATCCAGTGCCATCGCGCGCGACTGGTGCTCGCGGCCAAGGGCGTCAGCTACGAGCGTGTGCTGGTCGACCCGGCCAAGCCGCCGGAAGACCTGCTCGACCTCAATCCCTACGGCACCACGCCGACCCTGGTCGATCGCGACCTGACCCTCTACGACACCGCGGTCGTCTGCGAGTACCTGGACGAGCGCTATCCGCACCCGCCGCTGATGCCGATCGATCCGTTGTCGCGTGCTCGCCTGCGCCTGGCGACGGTGCGCATCGAGCGCGACTGGTTGCCGGAGGTGGACATCATCCGCGCCGGCGGCCGCCCCGCCGACGCCGCCCGCAAGCGCTTGCGCGAGCACCTGCTCGCCTCGCTGCCGCTGTTCAAGGCGTCCAAGTTCTTCCTCAACCCCGAAATGAGTCTGGTCGATTGCCTGGTCGCGCCGGTAGTCTGGCGCCTGCCATGGCTGGGTGTGGACTTGGGCCGCGAGGGCAAGCCGATCGTCGACTACGGCGAGCGGCTGTTTCACAGCCAGGGTTACGCGCGCAGCCTGACCAACGAAGAGCGGGCGATGCGGCCATGA
- a CDS encoding ClpXP protease specificity-enhancing factor, with amino-acid sequence MSSNRPYLLRAIYDWITDNQLTPYVLVDATVEGVRVPPQVVKNGQVVLNLAMRAVANLELGNEFIAFQARFSGVSQAIRIPVQAVLALYAQENGQGMMFPAEDGDVPPPAPGPEDPGPGPADGPQKPRRSPHLRVVK; translated from the coding sequence ATGAGCTCCAATCGCCCGTACCTGCTGCGGGCGATCTACGACTGGATCACCGACAACCAGCTGACCCCGTACGTGCTGGTGGACGCCACCGTCGAGGGCGTGCGCGTACCGCCGCAGGTGGTCAAGAACGGCCAGGTAGTGCTGAACCTCGCCATGCGGGCGGTGGCCAACCTGGAGCTCGGCAACGAGTTCATCGCCTTCCAGGCCCGGTTTTCAGGGGTCAGCCAGGCCATCCGTATCCCGGTGCAGGCCGTGCTCGCGCTGTATGCGCAGGAAAACGGCCAGGGGATGATGTTTCCCGCCGAGGACGGGGATGTGCCTCCGCCCGCGCCCGGGCCGGAAGACCCCGGACCTGGCCCGGCCGATGGTCCACAGAAACCCAGGCGCTCACCCCACCTGAGGGTTGTGAAATAG
- a CDS encoding DUF3301 domain-containing protein, giving the protein MSQVTDLIALLALAATAGTWLKFTRARERAVDEARHQCTQHGLQLLDESVGLRSLRWRRVGGRRQLELGYAFEVSAHGDDRRDGRLWMRGGHLAGVSLPSLDLPLPETAEPRSAGVSDNVIPLRPRRPRIGH; this is encoded by the coding sequence ATGAGCCAAGTCACCGACCTGATTGCCCTGCTGGCGCTCGCTGCCACGGCCGGCACGTGGCTGAAGTTCACCCGCGCCCGCGAGCGGGCCGTGGACGAGGCACGCCATCAATGTACCCAGCACGGCCTGCAATTGCTGGACGAGTCGGTGGGCTTGCGCAGCCTGCGCTGGCGACGGGTGGGCGGCAGGCGCCAGCTCGAGCTCGGCTATGCCTTCGAGGTCAGTGCGCATGGCGACGACCGGCGGGACGGCCGCCTCTGGATGCGCGGCGGGCATCTTGCGGGGGTGAGCCTGCCAAGCCTGGATTTGCCGCTGCCGGAAACGGCCGAACCCCGCAGCGCGGGGGTGTCCGACAACGTCATTCCGTTGCGGCCGCGACGGCCACGGATCGGACACTAG